One Setaria italica strain Yugu1 chromosome II, Setaria_italica_v2.0, whole genome shotgun sequence DNA segment encodes these proteins:
- the LOC101754538 gene encoding MFP1 attachment factor 1 yields MAEDAPNAAAEGTQPAPSEGSATAPASGAKAAEALLPSLSIWPPSQRTRDAVVRRLVQTLAAPSVLSQRYGAVPEPEAERAAAAVEAEAFAAASESAAGASPASVEEGIEVLQAYSKEVSRRLLELAKSRSAAAAAAPAEASAQDSEDSSATAPAPAEAAASEE; encoded by the coding sequence ATGGCGGAGGACGCCCCCAACGCCGCGGCCGAGGGCACCCAGCCCGCTCCCTCCGAGGGAtccgccaccgcgccggcctccgGCGCGAAGGCCGCGGAGGCGCTGCTCCCGTCGCTGAGCATCTGGCCGCCGTCGCAGCGCACGCGCGACGCCGTCGTGCGCCGCCTCGTGCAGACGCTCGCGGCGCCCAGCGTCCTCTCCCAGCGCTACGGCGCCGTCCCGGAGCCCGAGgccgagcgcgccgccgccgccgtcgaggccgaggccttcgccgccgcctccgagtccgccgccggcgcgtcccCGGCCTCCGTCGAGGAGGGGATAGAGGTCCTCCAGGCGTACTCCAAGGAGgtcagccgccgcctcctcgagcTCGCCAAGTcccggtccgccgccgccgccgcggcgcccgccgAGGCCAGCGCGCAGGATTCGGAGGACTCGTCGGCGACCGCTCCGGCGCCCGCGGAGGCTGCCGCTTCCGAGGAGTAA